One window of the Campylobacter showae CSUNSWCD genome contains the following:
- a CDS encoding prephenate dehydrogenase, with product MKIGIVGLGLIGGSLGLSLKNEKLISCISGMDLSKEHEKQAIELGLVHEILTLEQMKQKCDMIFLAIPVEAIIKIVKEFEGIGKNTTIVDLGSTKQKIIEAVPESIRQNFIPAHPMAGTEYSGPTAAFSGLFKDAVVAICDFKESGEMHVKRSVELFSHLGMKIIFMSAAEHDHHASVISHLPHAISFSLASSVLKKENKKNIIALSGTGFNGMIRIAKSSPVMWTDIFKQNKHNLINSIDLFKKELDECENLIKNEKWDELREWMGEARKIREIL from the coding sequence ATGAAAATCGGTATCGTAGGCCTAGGACTCATCGGCGGCTCGCTAGGTCTTAGCCTAAAAAACGAGAAACTAATCAGCTGCATTAGCGGCATGGATCTAAGCAAAGAGCACGAAAAGCAAGCCATTGAGCTCGGTCTCGTGCATGAAATTTTAACCCTTGAGCAGATGAAGCAAAAGTGCGATATGATATTTCTAGCCATCCCCGTAGAAGCCATCATAAAAATCGTCAAAGAATTTGAAGGCATCGGCAAAAACACGACTATCGTCGATCTTGGTAGCACCAAGCAAAAAATAATCGAAGCCGTGCCGGAGAGCATCAGGCAAAATTTCATCCCCGCTCACCCGATGGCCGGCACCGAGTACTCCGGCCCGACTGCCGCGTTTTCTGGGCTTTTTAAAGACGCCGTCGTGGCCATCTGCGACTTTAAAGAAAGCGGCGAGATGCACGTCAAGCGCTCGGTCGAGCTGTTTTCGCACCTAGGTATGAAGATTATTTTCATGAGCGCAGCAGAGCACGATCATCACGCCAGCGTCATCTCTCACCTACCTCACGCGATCAGCTTTTCGCTAGCTAGCAGCGTGCTAAAAAAGGAAAACAAAAAAAATATCATCGCGCTAAGCGGCACTGGATTTAACGGTATGATCAGGATCGCCAAAAGCTCGCCCGTGATGTGGACGGATATCTTTAAGCAAAACAAACACAATTTGATAAATTCGATAGACCTTTTCAAAAAAGAGCTTGACGAATGCGAAAATTTAATCAAAAACGAGAAGTGGGACGAGCTGCGAGAATGGATGGGCGAAGCTAGAAAGATACGCGAAATTTTATAA
- a CDS encoding M23 family metallopeptidase → MRRRGNPNLIFFGVIILLLVAAIVFLFTSKTFEREAPNIAISDQIYWNLTSPLPIKITDEGGVKSVKISLVDEKGSVNLLTQKFEAPSEIVDLNLTFPKTGFGAQKDIYNIVIEATDTSKWGFFLGNTQKKEVKITVDNKKPDVNILNHSYAITKGGSATVVFKATDEMLKEVYIETNYGKKFIPSKFVKEGYYASLVAWPAQQGSFSADVVALDAAGNITKSKIRFFYQDKKYRISKIKLDGQSRFLNEKIPELAQQYAKNYDAMSNLEKMKFVNENLREANEKIISQIAAKVEIDAAENFSVNKFYPLKNGKAVASFGDHRYYTFEDKDVSESWHMGIDLASTQKADIVANNDGTVEFAADNGIYGRNILINHGFGLFSLYGHCSSLNVKAGDSVKAGDVIANTGVTGLAMGDHLHFGMLVQGIEVRPEEWMDNGWMKDNVTDVLSAAKKMVE, encoded by the coding sequence ATGAGAAGACGCGGCAATCCAAATTTGATATTTTTCGGCGTTATTATTCTGCTTTTAGTTGCGGCGATAGTTTTTTTATTTACATCAAAAACATTTGAGCGCGAAGCCCCAAACATCGCCATCTCAGATCAAATTTACTGGAACTTAACCTCGCCTCTACCGATCAAAATCACCGACGAAGGCGGCGTGAAATCAGTTAAAATTTCACTCGTAGATGAAAAAGGCAGCGTAAATTTGCTAACTCAAAAATTTGAAGCGCCGTCTGAAATCGTCGATTTAAATTTAACCTTTCCTAAAACGGGATTTGGCGCACAAAAAGATATCTATAACATCGTAATCGAGGCCACCGATACTAGCAAATGGGGATTTTTCCTTGGCAACACGCAAAAAAAAGAAGTTAAAATCACCGTCGATAACAAAAAACCCGACGTAAACATCCTCAACCACTCATACGCCATCACAAAAGGCGGTAGCGCGACGGTCGTGTTTAAGGCGACTGACGAGATGCTAAAAGAGGTCTATATCGAGACGAACTATGGCAAGAAATTTATCCCGAGCAAATTCGTAAAAGAGGGCTACTACGCTTCTTTAGTAGCCTGGCCGGCGCAGCAAGGCTCGTTTAGCGCCGACGTCGTGGCGCTTGATGCGGCGGGAAATATAACCAAAAGCAAGATAAGATTTTTCTACCAAGATAAAAAATACCGCATCTCAAAGATAAAACTAGACGGCCAAAGTAGATTTTTAAACGAAAAAATCCCCGAGCTAGCGCAGCAATACGCTAAAAACTACGACGCTATGAGCAATCTGGAAAAAATGAAATTCGTAAATGAAAATCTCCGCGAGGCAAATGAGAAAATAATCTCGCAAATCGCCGCAAAAGTCGAAATAGACGCGGCGGAAAACTTTAGCGTAAATAAATTTTACCCGCTAAAAAACGGCAAAGCGGTAGCGAGCTTCGGCGACCACAGATATTATACCTTTGAGGATAAAGACGTCAGCGAAAGCTGGCACATGGGCATCGACCTAGCCTCGACGCAAAAAGCCGACATCGTCGCCAACAACGACGGCACGGTCGAATTTGCCGCGGATAACGGTATCTATGGGCGCAATATCCTGATAAATCACGGATTCGGGCTATTTTCGCTCTACGGACACTGCAGCTCGCTAAACGTCAAAGCCGGCGACTCGGTCAAGGCGGGCGACGTCATCGCAAACACTGGCGTTACGGGTCTAGCGATGGGCGAT